TTTGGCTTGTCCACCTCAGACGACAGGCGATCTGGCGATGGCAAACCAGCTTCTTCTATCTTTAAATTCTTTTCATCTGGCATAACTTAATTTATTATAGCATATTTTATTTTTTAACCAAAAAATGATATATTACAATCATACCAATGATATCCCAAACCTTATGAACAAAAAAATTCTCATTATTGAGGACGAAACAGCCCTGCTTTATGCCCTGCAGTCCCAATTGAGTGTTGAGGGTTTTAAAACCATGACTGCTGCCGATGGCGAAGTCGCTCTTTCCCTTATTCTCAAAGAAAAACCTGACTTGATAGTGATGGATATTATCCTCCCAAAAATTGATGGCTGGACGCTTCTAAAAAAAATAAAAAGCAACAAAATAACCAAAAATATTCCGGTTATTATTATTTCCAATCTCTCTGATGAACCCAGCCGCACCAAGGGCCTAGATCTCGGTGCCAAAGATTACTTGGCCAAAATTGATTATAGTATCGCTGAACTAGTCAAAAAAATAAAAGAGTCCTCTACACTATGAAGGTGTTAATGATTTCCACTGACCTGGCTCTTTTGGGAGAAAATACCAGTACCGGCGATGCTGTTACCAGACATCGCGCTTATGGCAATTTTGT
This genomic stretch from Candidatus Kuenenbacteria bacterium harbors:
- a CDS encoding response regulator transcription factor, whose product is MNKKILIIEDETALLYALQSQLSVEGFKTMTAADGEVALSLILKEKPDLIVMDIILPKIDGWTLLKKIKSNKITKNIPVIIISNLSDEPSRTKGLDLGAKDYLAKIDYSIAELVKKIKESSTL